Below is a genomic region from Staphylococcus carnosus.
TCGTCCGGAGTTATTGATTTTAGATGAACCTTTCAGCGGATTAGATCCTGTAAATGTAGAATTGCTGAAATCAGCAGTTAAAGATTTAAACAAAGAAGGAACGACTATTATTTTTAGTTCTCATCGTATGGAACATGTAGAAGAACTTTGTGATGATGTTTGTATTTTAAAGAATGGAAATTTAGTTCTCCAAGGGGATATACAAGCAATTAAAGATCAATTTGATTTGAAAAAAGTGTTGATTGAAACAGATAAGCCGCTCGAATCCTTAGAAGATATAGAAGGTGTTTCTCAAGTGAATCGTTCTAAACGAGAAATTACATTGACTGTAGAAGACCAAGCAACTGCTGAACGTGTATATGATGCAGTCACAAAAAGTGGCTTTGTTAAACGATTCCAAGTATTAGAACCTTCTATTCAAGATATCTTTATTGAAAAAGTAGGTGATATTCATGAGTAAATTCTGGGCTACATTTTCTTTAACGTATATGAACAAAATCAAATCTCGTGCTTTTATCATTATGACTGTGATTATTTCATTGCTGATTATTGGCGGTGCAAATGCCAATAAAATTATTGATATGTTTAACGGAGGTCCTGATAAAATCGGAATTGTCTCTGAAAATCAGCAAGTATATCAAATGGTAAAATCACAAAGCGCAAAAATTGAAGATAAAGGAACTAAATTTCAACATGTTTCTGAAAAGCAAGCAATCAAGGATGTAAAAAATGAAAAGCTGGATAAAGCTTACATAATCAAAACAAAAGGGAAGCAAGTTGAAGGAGAGATTGTCAGCAAGGATTCAGTTTCTGACGAAACAAAACAAAAATTAGAAAGTATACTGACACCTATACAAACACAAGCAATTGCGAAGAGTGTTAATTTGAGTCCTAAAGATCTTCAAGCTTTACAACAACAAAGTAAAGTAACTGCCAAAGTAGTTGGCAAGGATGCTAAACAGCTTTCTGAGCAAGATAAAGTCGCTAATATTATAATTTTATATGCAGGTATTATGTTAATGTTCTTTATCATCCTTAACTATGCCAATCAAGTAGCCATGGAAGTGGCGACTGAAAAAATATCTCGTGTCATCGAAATGGTAATAACGAGTATCTCACCTGTTAAACATTTATTAGCCAAAATCTTAGCGATTATTTTAGTGGCATTTACCCAAGTTTTGATTTTTGTGGTAGTAGGGGCAATTAGCATTTATCTTTCTGATTTAAGAGATATTGTGAAAAAATTCAATGTTAAATTTACAGATGTCACAATGCACTTATTAATTGTCGGCGTGATTTGTTTTATCATTGGTATCATTTCTTATACGATTCTCGGTACTATTTTAGGTTCTTTAGCTACGCGTATTGAAGATATGAACCAAGCATTAATGCCGATGACTGCGGTAAGTTTTATTGCGTTTTATATCGCATTGCTTAATTTGAATACACCTGAAACAATGCTTACAAAAATTGCAAGTTTCATTCCATTACTTTCTCCTTTTGTGTTATTCTTGCGTGCTTCAACACCAGAATTGCAGTTATGGGAAATTATTGTCAGTGTATTGCTGTCACTTATTGTAATGATATTGCTACTTTGGATTGCAGTTCGCAGTTATCGAGATTCGGTGCTTACTTTCGAAAAAGGGTTCTTTAAAGGATTAAAACGTGCATTTAAAAAGTAATAATTGTATAATTCATGTTCAAATGTTCATCAAAGGCACATCTTTGCTAGATTGTATCTAGTCATAGGTGTGCCTTATTGTTAAAATATAGAGTGAGGAAAGTAATAAACAGGTGGCAAACAATAATGATTTATCCTATTTTAATATTTATTTTAGCAGGGTTGTGTGAAATTGGCGGCGGTTATCTTATTTGGCTATGGTTGAGAGCATCGCAATCACCGCTCTTCGGATTGCTGGGAGGCATCCTTTTAATTTCATACGGCATTGTCGCAACGTTTCAAGTATTTCCGACGTTCAGCCGAGTTTATGCCGCTTACGGCGGAGTATTTATTGTGATGAGTATTTTGTGGGGATACGTATTTGATAAACAGACACCAGACAAATACGATGTTTTGGGCGCAATAGTTTGTATTATTGGTGTCTTAATCATGCTGCTGCCTGACAGAAGCTGATTTTGAATCGGTGAGTTAGGAAAGGGTGTATTGAAATGATGTTTACAAGAGTGGAGCACCAAAGAAACGGACTCGATTTAATCAAAATTGATAATGATGAAGCAAAGATTGTATTTACGAATTATGGGGCAAGAATTGTATCTTGGAAATATGAAGATAACAATATTGTCTTAGGAAATGTAGTAGAAGCGGATGAATTCTATCAAGAAAACCCCTTTTATTTTGGCGCATCTGTAGGCCGTTACGGCGGTCGAATTGCAGACGGCAAATTTGAACTTGATAATCAAACGTATCAATTAGAGCAAAATGATCCGCCGAGTCACTTGCATGGTGGCTCAAATGGTATTGACCGTCATTTATTTGATTATGAAATCAAAGATGAAAATGGCGGATATATACAAATTATTTTCACGACAACCATTAAAGAGGCAGACGATCATTATCCGGGAGATATTAAATTAAAGATTATACATACGTATGATATCGATAACCGATGGTCTATTGAATACTATGCTGAATCTGATCAAACTACATTATTCAATCCGACAAATCATGTCTATTTCAATTTAAATCGGGATAATAAAGAAGTAGATAATCATTATTTTACAAGTGATAAGTTAAATATTCATTTACTCAATGACCAGAATTTACCAGAAGCAGCGGCAACATTAGATTTAGTAAATCTATTTAATAAAAATAAAATTCGTTTGACTGAGATGTTTGAAAGTGAAAATGCTAGACTTAATGAACAAATGGAAACATATAAAGGTTTAGACCATCCGTTTTCTATCGGAGATGAATTAATTGTAGAAAACAGTCAATTCCTTTTGAAAATGAAGACAGATATGCCGAATGTGGTCGTATTCACATTTAATGACACAAGTAGTTGGAAAAGTGATATGAATATCTATAAAGCACATTCAGGTTTTACCTTAGAAACACAAAACTTACCAAATGATATTAACCTATTTGGGAAAGATGCACCGTCAATTTTACAGAAAGACCAAGCATATTATTCTAGAACAACGTATCAAATCATTGAAAAACTGATGTAAATTGAAAACAAGGAGTATTCAGCATGGATATAAAAGAGTTGAAATTAAAAACTGTTGATGATGCAGTAACAGAAATTAAGGATGGTATGATTGTAGGCATAGGCACAGGCAGTACAATTGAACTATTATTACCTAAAATTGCAGCATTATTGAATGACGGCACTCAAATTACAGGTGTGTGTACTTCAAATAAAACTGCATTAATTGCTAAGGAACTCGGAATCAAAATCGTTGATGTGAATGATGTAGATTATATCGATGTCGCAATTGACGGTGCTGATGAGTTCGACTCTGATTTAAATTTAATTAAAGGCGGAGGCGGCGCATTATTCCGTGAGAAAGTCATTGATGATATGGCAGAACGGTTTGTTGTGATTGCTGATGAAACTAAGTTCGTTGATTACCTTGGACAAACATTTAAATTACCAGTAGAAGTAGACAAATTCAATTGGTTGCTCGTATCGAAAAAAATCACAAAAGATACACAAGCGGTTGTTTCACGCAGAAACGTTGAAGATATTCCATTTGTTACTGATAACGGTAATTATATTTTAGATGTAGAACTGCTACCGCATACAAATCCTTATGAAATGCATGAATACTTAATTCATTTAACAGGTGTGTTAGAAACAGGTTATTTCCTTGATGTTACTGATCGTGTCATTGTCGGCACAAAAGAGGGCGTTAAAATTCTAGATAAAGAATAATATAAGAAAGGCTGATAGGTTCGCTGTAATAATACAACGAATCCATCAGCCTTTTTGTTAGCGTCTGTGATTATTATTTGAAAACGGAGAACGTTTATTTGTTTCAGTGTTTTCTTCTGTATTTTCTTCTGATTGTTTAATTTCATCTTTAACGTCTTTTACAACTGAAGAAGTAGGACGTTCTTCTGCTTCTTCAGAAGTTTCAGTACTTTCTTTTTCTGCAGAAGTTTTTTCATGCACTTCTTTTTCTTCAGTTTGTGCTTTAGCAGCAGGAGAAGTTTTAATATCATCATCTTCAGGATCTTTTGGATACTCCAGATAATTATCTGGGGCAACTTCTTCTAAAGAGTCTTTGGTAAAGTAATAAAGACAAGCACGAATAATCAAGCTCAAGATGATATAAACTACAGCAACAGCTGCTGTGCTTAAAGCAATGACTTTCATTGAGAATAAATCGCCGACTTCTTCGCTGAAGAAAAAGACAAGAGCAAAAGTCATAGCTGCATGGAAAACAACTGCAATATAAATCGTACGACCTTTAGTTGCACGAATTAATTCCCCAATAATCATTGAGAAAGAAAAGTTGTACAGTAAGTTGTAGAGTGTGAATTCAGTCGAATATGTAGTGTTTACATTCCATATTGCATAAAGAACACCAACAATAATTGAAGCAAAAAAAGTATTCATTTTTGTTTCAACAATATTTTGCAAATAAGAACGGAATCCGAATTCTACGAAAAAGGCCATAAATAAATGACCGATTAAAATCGTCCAAACAGAAACAGATAAGTTTTTAGATTGTAATAAGATAAAACTATCTGCATAGTTATTGAAGATAAACATGCAAATAATAAAGATAATAAGTGGCAGAATAAGTGCCAATAATAATCGTTCAATCACTTTAAAGCTTAATGAAAGTTTTAAGCTTGCTATTTGAGCACGTTTGTTTTTAAATACGATGATACAAATAATTGCTGCAATAAAAGGTGCAAGTGTACTCATATCAAAAACAAAGCGTTTGAATGGTACCTCTGCCTGAAAATCTTTCAGAATCAATGGGAAGGCAAATGCAAGTACAAAGAAGACAAAAATCGTCATGGCCCATTGGAAACCTGATATACGTTTCATGTTCATTTTTTTGAAACCTCCAATTAAATACGGGGTGATTCCATACAATATTCTACGGCTGCTTTGCACTGTTGATTTATAGAGTCAATCTGTTGTTGTAATTAATAGTCAAACCGCTTCATCGCGGTTTTGTTTTATATAAATTTATTGTATGGAAACAAAAAACACCTAATTGCATTATACATCTGAATAATACAGAAATAAATTACTTGTCAAAAAATGACTCTGAATTGAAATACCATTGTAAAGGTTGTATCAGACTTATTAGTGTGAAAGCGTTTTGATTGTTGTCAGAGAAGGGTAAAGATGAGCCTACAAAGTGTAAATAATATCCAATAATTGAAACCGGATATATAAGCACTTATACTTAAACTGATGACGATTTTAAGGAGGATATGGATAATGTACAAACAAGCCAACCCAGATTTATGGCAAGGAAGAATTGATAGTGAAACGGATGAGTCGCAATTTAGACACTTCCAAACAATTGAATTAAAGGACATCAACGAAACGAAAGTGGACAAAAAAGCAGGCACAGGTATCTTAGGATATGCAGTAGATAAAGGCGTAGAACTAAACAACGGTCGTGTCGGAGCACAAGAAGGACCAGATGCAGTCAGAAAAGCATTCGGCAACCTATCTGTTTTGACACCATGTCCAGTATATGATTATGGAAATGTTTATCACGACCATGATCATTTAATTGACACACAAGAAGAATATGCTGAGTTAGCCGCTAAAATGTTTCAAAATCATAACTATTCATTTTTAGTCGGCGGGGGACATGATATTGCATATGCGCAATATTTAGCAATGCGTAAAGCATATCCGGATTCTTCAATTGGTGTCATTAATATTGATGCGCATTTTGATACACGTAAAGCAGATTCTTCTACTTCTGGAACAAGTTTCAGACAAATACTTGAAGGCGATGACAATGCAGATTACTTTGTGTTAGGCATACAATCAGCAAGCAACACAAAAAGTTTATTCGATTATGCTGAAGAACGCGGTATAGAATACGTAACAGCAGATGAAATCTTGCATGAAATTTCACCAACTATCAAAGATAAAATCGATCATTTTATTAATCGCCATGACGTCATCATGTTTACAATTTGCATGGATGTTGTAGACAGCGCGTTTGCACCAGGCGTAAGTGCACCAGCGGTAAACGGCTTGACACCGCATATCATTTTAGAATTATCCCGTCGTATTGTGGGGCATCCGAAATTAGTTTCTATCAGTGTGGCTGAAACAAACCCATTATATGATATGGACAATCGCACAGCAAAATTAGTAGCGTTGTTCTTGCATAACTTTATACATTAATAGCATAACAACAAACATAACGGACAGCATTTCATGTACTGCAACCACAAAGTCAGACTTTCAGGTGCAATACATCATAGCTGTCCGTTATTTTTTATTGGAATTTCCAATATGCGATACACTCATCAATTAAGGTATTGGCCGGTTCAGATAATTTTCTCTGCTCTAAATAATTAATATAAATAGTACGTTCAATCGACGGTTTGATTTTAACAGCATTTAAATGGTTGGCAGAAAAGGATTGATAATAAAAGCGCGGTATAATCGTATAACCTAATCCGCGATGGACGAATGTTGTAGCAGCTTCAAAACGATCAGTTTCCAGCACAATATTAGGATGGATATTTAAATGTTTGAAGTACTCATCCAGGTGTTTTCTGACTTGATATTGACGATTCGGTAATATGAGCGGAAGATGCTGTAAATCATCTGCTTTTTGTTCCGTTTCTTGAATCGCACCTTTAGGAGTAATCAAAACATACGGCTCATCATATAAAGGAACCGAAACGATGCTGTCACGCTCTATTTTTTCATTAGACAATGCAAAATGAACATCAAAATTCAACAAACTTGAAATGATAGTTTCCATACTATGCTGCTCTACAATCTGATAACGTTGTGTTTCATACTCATGATGGTGTTGCTGTATGACCATCGCTATCCAGGAACTTGTGGATTCTAAAATAGAAAATTTTATTCGCGGTGCATCTGAAATATTCAAATCATACATACGATCTAATGTTTTATGATAAGTTTCTACAAGAGATTGCGCATATTTATAAAACTGAATACCTTTTTCAGTAATTTTTAACTCTTTTGTAGTTCGAATAAATAAAGGATAGCCTAAATCCGCCTCCATTTTTTTAATAGAAGTTGTTAATGAAGGTTGGCTGATATGTAAAAATTGAGCTGCTTTTGTAAAGCTGTTATAACGAACTACAGCCAAAAAATATTCTAGTTGTATGATTTTCATAATCTGAACACTCCTTTCATTTTTTAAAATCAAGAAATATAAAGTTCCCCTTTAAATTATAAAGTAATTTGAAAAAACATGTGCTATATTTACAATTTGTAATCGACTTGAATCGCTTTTATCAAAGGTTTTAAGCCTGTTTATAGTTTTAAACTATGAATAATTAGTTTATTTATATTTGATGCTTATATTTTAGCATATTATACTTATGTTGTGAGGCAAGGGATACATCAATCGATTCAAACTGAATTTTTGGAAAATTCAAGAAATAAGATGAAGTTCTTTTCTCTTATTGAAATGGCAAATTGAGACGATGTTGGCGTCAATCTTATGTTGTTGAACTTTCTTAAGATGATATCCGCTTGCTATCTTTTCCTAGGAGAAATCAAACACAAGATTTTTCGAAAGCAAGCAAAAGTACAAAAGGGGTCGAAAGTGTACTTTCAAATGCTTGCAGCACATCGACAACTATATAAGAGATTCAGTGAATAGTATGTTATGGAGCTTAAGTCAACTAGGTTCAATCATAATCAGAGCTTTCACGTACTTGTAAAACAAAGGGGTGTCAAGTATGAAAACTGAAGCAAACTTACTATCTGAAGAGATGGAACTTCAATCGAGTTCAAAACCTGCCCAAAGTGAAAAAGGGGTAAAAATGTGGCGGTTTTACGCATTCAGCTTTATTGGAATTCTATGTTTCTTCGTTCCAGTGACAATTGGCGGTACGAATACCATTATTGTCGATCATGTCCATTTATGGATCAGACAATTACTTGGTCCGGCCATGCCTTATGTCGCATTGCTTTTGATTATAGCTGGAGCAGGGTTGCCTGTTGTCAGGCAGGATTTTAAAAAATCATTGACTGATTTTGTCATTGTCCTTTTTAAAGTGCTTGGTGCAGTCATTGGTATTATGTACGTATTTAAGATTGGTCCAGCATTACTTTTCAATCAAGATTATGGTCCGTTCTTATTCGATAAATTAATGTTACCGTTAAGTATTTTAATTCCGGTAGGTGCTGTTGCACTTTCATTATTAGTAGGATACGGATTACTTGAATATATCGGCGTTTTGATGCAGCCGGTTATGCGACCGCTTTTTAAAACACCAGGGAAATCAGCAGTTGATGCGGTAGCTTCTTTCGTTGGAAGTTATTCATTAGGATTGTTGATTACCAACCGTGTATATAAAGATGGGATGTATAACAAAAAAGAAGCAGTTATCATTGCGACAGGATTCTCAACAGTGTCGGCAACTTTCATGGTTATCGTAGCCAATACATTAGGTTTAATGGAACACTGGAATTTATTCTTCTGGAGTACATTAGTGATTACTTTTGCAGTCACTGCTATTTCAGCTCATTTACCGCCGATTCGCGGTGAGTCTGAAGAATACTATGAAGGTCAAGAAGGTGAGAAGGAAGTTGAAGTGACTGGCAGTCGTTTTAAAGCAGCATGCGACGAAGCGAAACGTCAATCTTATGATTCACTTCCATTGTTGAAAAATATTTGGTTGAACGTGAAAGATGGACTTGAAATGACAATGGCGATTTTACCATCTATTTTGTCTATCGGTTTTGCTGGATTGCTTTTAGCAAACTTCACACCGATTATTGATTGGTTGAGTTACATTTTCTATCCGTTTATCTATATCTTCCCGATTGGTGATAAAGCATTGTTGGCGAAAGCTTCAGCAATTTCGATTATTGAAATGTTCTTACCATCATTAATTGCAGTTAAAGCAACAATGGCTGTGAAATTTGTGACAGCTATTACAAGTATTTCTGCAATTATTTTCTTCTCAGCATTAGTACCTTGTATTTTAGCAACGGATATTAAAATTCCAGTATGGAAATTAGTGTTTATCTGGTTTATCCGTGTAGCTTTAACACTATTAATTGCAATTCCATTTGCGTTATTAATTTTTTAGAAAATGAATGAAACAAAGGAGAGATTGATTATGACTAAAGATGCAACTGCAAACGGCAGACAAATTAAAGCAAAAAAAGGTTTAGAAATCGAATGTAAAGGATGGGAACAAGAAGCGGTTCTACGAATGTTGTATAACAACTTGGATCCAGAAGTTGCAGAACATCCTGATAAATTAGTGGTTTATGGCGGTATTGGTAAAGCAGCTAGAAACTGGGAAGCATTTGATGCAATTGTCGATACATTACGTCGTTTAGAAGATGATGAAACAATGTTGGTACAATCTGGTAAACCTGTTGCTGTTTTCAAAACACATAAAGAAGCACCTCGTGTGTTACTTTCAAACTCTGTGTTAGTACCTAAATGGGCAAATTGGGATCATTTCCATGAATTAGATAAAAAAGGCTTGATGATGTACGGTCAAATGACTGCAGGAAGCTGGATTTATATCGGTTCTCAAGGTATTGTTCAAGGTACTTATGAAACATTTGCAGAATTAGCAAATCAACACTTCGGCGGTTCATTAAAAGGTACCATTACATTGACTGCAGGATTAGGCGGTATGGGCGGCGCACAACCACTAGCAGTAACAATGAATGAAGGTGTTGTTATCGGTGTAGATGTGGATCCTACACGTATTGAAAAACGTATTGATACGCGTTATTGTGACATCATCACTTATTCTTTAGATGAAGCATTAGAAAAAGCACAAGAAGCAAAAGAAGCAGGTAAACCTCTAGCAATCGGTTTAGTGGGTAATGCGCCGGAAGTTTATGAAGAAATTTTAAAACGCGACTTCCCGATTGATATCATTACTGACCAAACTTCAGCACATGACCCGTTAAATGGTTATGTTCCAGAAGGTTTATCTTTAGAAGAAGCGGATAAATTACGTGAAGAAAATCCAGAACAATATGTGAGATTATCTTCTCAATCAATGAGAAAACATGTGTCTGAAATGTTAGAATTCCAAAAACGCGGTGCTGTAGCATTTGACTATGGTAACAATATTCGTCAAGTTGCTTTTGATGAAGGAGAAGAACATGCATTTGACTTCCCAGGATTCGTTCCAGCATATATTCGTCCATTATTCTGTGAAGGTAAAGGACCTTTCCGTTTCGCAGCATTAAGTGGGGATCCTAAAGATATCGAACGTGCTGACCAAGCAATGCGTGAACTTTTCCCAGAAGATGAAAAATTATTGCGTTGGTTAGATATGGCAAGTGAAAAAATTGCTTTCCAAGGTTTACCATCTCGTATTGCTTGGTTAGGTTATGGCGACCGTGCAAAAATGGGCTTGAAATTGAATGAACTTGTACGTAATGGTGAAATTTCAGCACCTATCGTTATCGGACGTGACCACTTGGATTCAGGTTCAGTGGCTTCACCAAACCGTGAAACTGAATCTATGAAAGATGGTTCAGATGCAGTAGGTGACTGGGCAATTTTAAATGCTTTAATTAATACAGCGGCAGGCGGTTCTTGGATTTCATTCCACCATGGCGGCGGTGTTGGTATGGGTTATTCATTACATGCTGGTATGGTTATTGTTGCCGATGGTTCAGACCGCGCAAAAGAACGATTGAAACGTGTATTAACGACAGATCCGGGTATGGGTGTAGTAAGACACGCTGACGCAGGATACGAAATTGCGATTGAAACAGCGAAAGAAAAAGGTGTCGATATTCCAATGTTAAAGGAGCAAGATTCTAATGAGTAATGATTTAGTAATCCAAAATATTGCACAATTAATTTTACCGAAAAAAACGGATAAACCGTTAAAAGGTAAAGAACTTGATCAATTGAATGTGGTAGAAGATGGCACAGTTGTTGTAGATAACGGCAAAGTTGTTTATGCTGGTCCGCATTCAGACGAATATGAAGGTAAAGAAACAATTGATGCAACAGGTAAAGTTGTTTCACCAACATTAGTAGATGCGCACACGCATTTAGTATTCGGCGGTTCAAGAGAGCATGAAATGGCATTAAAACGCCAAGGCGCTTCTTACTTGGAAATTTTAGAACAAGGCGGCGGCATTCTTTCTACAGTAAAATCAACACGTGAAGCTACTGAAGAAGAATTGTTCAAGAAAACAGACAAAGCATTACGTGAAATCATGTCTTATGGTGTATTAACTGTAGAAAGTAAAAGCGGCTATGGTTTAGATAAAGAAAACGAATTGAAACAATTAAAAGTTTCACATGAACTTGAAGATAAATATGGTATTACGATGAAACACACATTCTTAGGACCTCATGCAGTGCCTGAAGAAGCAGAATCTAGCGAAGCATTCTTGCAAGAAATGATTGACTTGCTTCCAGAGGTAAAAGAATATGCTGATTTCGCAGATATCTTCTGTGAAACTGGAGTATTTTCAGTAGAAGAGTCTAGAAAATATATGCAAGCAGCAAAAGATTTAGGCTTTGATGTGAAAATTCACGCTGACGAAATTGATCCATTAGGCGGATTAGGCTTAGCAATCGATGAAGAAGCGATTTCTGCAGATCACTTGGTTGCTTCAAGCGAAGAAGATAAAAAAGCGTTGCATGATAGTAATACAGTTGCTGTGTTATTACCAGGTACAACGTTCTACCTTGATAAAGAAGGTTATGCAGATGCACGTGGTATGATTGATAATAACGGTGCGGTTGCAATTGCATCAGACTTCAACCCAGGCAGTAACGTGACGAACAATCTTCAATTGGTAATGACAATTGCCAACTTGAAATTGAAATTATCTCCAAATGAAGTTTGGAATGCAGTTACAGTGAACGCTGCAAAAGCAATTGATGCAGATGCAGGTACGTTAGAAACTGGCGACGATGCAAACTTTGTTATTTGGGATGCACCAAACTATGAATATATTCTTTATCATTATGGTATCAACCATGCTGAAAATGTTTATAAAGATGGAGAATTATTTATTGATAATACAATCAAAGTCAATACTGAATCAGAAAAAAGCAAAGCTTAATGATTAAGTAAATTTAACGAGAGCTGCGGTACTTGAAATTACAAGTATTGCAGCTCTTTTTTTGTTGTGGTTTTTAAGTTTTGTTCTCTAAAATATTCTGACAACTATGTTAAGATATAGGAATACAGAAAGAGAAGGGGAGAGCAGTCGTGAGAGTTGAACGTTATGCAGAAGAGTGGCAAGGAAATATTAAAGATAATGTGTTTGCCGGTATTTTAATTGCTCTTTCAGCATTGCCTGGTGCGATTGCTTATTCATTTATAGTCGGTATGAATCCGTCTATCGGTTTATTGAGTATGGGGATTATGATGATAGTACTCAGTTTGACAGCAGGGCGGACACTAATGATTACTGGTCCGAGCAGCGGTATAGCTTTAGTAGCAGCACCGCTTGTAGCCAGTCATGGTCCGATGTATTTAATTGCAGCCAGTATGGTAATGGGGATTTTACAAATATTATTTGGAATATTTAAAGTGGATTGGCTGATTGATCGTATTCCTATAGCAGTGGTTATTGGTTTTATGAATGCGTTGGCACTACTTTTAATGTCTTCTCAACTGCCGAGCATATTCGGTATTTCAACGGCAACTTATATTTTTGCGGTACTGTCGTTTTTAATTATTTGGCTTGTGCCACGGTGGATTAAGTTTATACCCGCACCACTTATTTCGATTGTTATTTTGACCATAATTGCACATTTGATTCATCCTCATTTGAAATATGTGCATGATTTAGCAGATATCCATGTGGTAATTCCGAAACTGCAATGGGAGGTTCTGCCATTATTTTCTAATACACATGCGCTATTAGTTATTCTTGGTTATGGGGTGACAATGGCGACAGTTGGGACACTGCAATCACTATTAACTGCTAAAGCGTTAGATGTTTTAACGAATGTAAGTAGTAATGAAAATCAAGAATCGATGGCACAAGGATTAGCTAACTTTGCTTCTGGATTATTTGGTGGTTTTGGCGGCAGTGCATTAGTAGGACAATCTAAATTTAATGTCAAAATAGGGGCTACAGCACGATTTTCAACCTTAGTCACTGCATTTTTCTTATTGCTTACTATCTATGTATTAGGACCTGTGATTTCCCTGATTCCGATGGTAGTGTTA
It encodes:
- the hutG gene encoding formimidoylglutamase, coding for MYKQANPDLWQGRIDSETDESQFRHFQTIELKDINETKVDKKAGTGILGYAVDKGVELNNGRVGAQEGPDAVRKAFGNLSVLTPCPVYDYGNVYHDHDHLIDTQEEYAELAAKMFQNHNYSFLVGGGHDIAYAQYLAMRKAYPDSSIGVINIDAHFDTRKADSSTSGTSFRQILEGDDNADYFVLGIQSASNTKSLFDYAEERGIEYVTADEILHEISPTIKDKIDHFINRHDVIMFTICMDVVDSAFAPGVSAPAVNGLTPHIILELSRRIVGHPKLVSISVAETNPLYDMDNRTAKLVALFLHNFIH
- a CDS encoding LysR family transcriptional regulator, translating into MKIIQLEYFLAVVRYNSFTKAAQFLHISQPSLTTSIKKMEADLGYPLFIRTTKELKITEKGIQFYKYAQSLVETYHKTLDRMYDLNISDAPRIKFSILESTSSWIAMVIQQHHHEYETQRYQIVEQHSMETIISSLLNFDVHFALSNEKIERDSIVSVPLYDEPYVLITPKGAIQETEQKADDLQHLPLILPNRQYQVRKHLDEYFKHLNIHPNIVLETDRFEAATTFVHRGLGYTIIPRFYYQSFSANHLNAVKIKPSIERTIYINYLEQRKLSEPANTLIDECIAYWKFQ
- a CDS encoding ribose 5-phosphate isomerase A → MDIKELKLKTVDDAVTEIKDGMIVGIGTGSTIELLLPKIAALLNDGTQITGVCTSNKTALIAKELGIKIVDVNDVDYIDVAIDGADEFDSDLNLIKGGGGALFREKVIDDMAERFVVIADETKFVDYLGQTFKLPVEVDKFNWLLVSKKITKDTQAVVSRRNVEDIPFVTDNGNYILDVELLPHTNPYEMHEYLIHLTGVLETGYFLDVTDRVIVGTKEGVKILDKE
- a CDS encoding CPBP family intramembrane glutamic endopeptidase, coding for MNMKRISGFQWAMTIFVFFVLAFAFPLILKDFQAEVPFKRFVFDMSTLAPFIAAIICIIVFKNKRAQIASLKLSLSFKVIERLLLALILPLIIFIICMFIFNNYADSFILLQSKNLSVSVWTILIGHLFMAFFVEFGFRSYLQNIVETKMNTFFASIIVGVLYAIWNVNTTYSTEFTLYNLLYNFSFSMIIGELIRATKGRTIYIAVVFHAAMTFALVFFFSEEVGDLFSMKVIALSTAAVAVVYIILSLIIRACLYYFTKDSLEEVAPDNYLEYPKDPEDDDIKTSPAAKAQTEEKEVHEKTSAEKESTETSEEAEERPTSSVVKDVKDEIKQSEENTEENTETNKRSPFSNNNHRR
- a CDS encoding ABC transporter ATP-binding protein; its protein translation is MSLELKDVTKKYGDKTVVNDISLSLDNGKMLGFLGRNGAGKTTTFRMILGLTPLTEGSVTYNGNKMGESMFNKVGYLPEERGLHPKMKVKDELRYLATLKGMPRIDFDKALDYWLNRFKIMENKDKKIESLSKGNQQKIQLLASLIHRPELLILDEPFSGLDPVNVELLKSAVKDLNKEGTTIIFSSHRMEHVEELCDDVCILKNGNLVLQGDIQAIKDQFDLKKVLIETDKPLESLEDIEGVSQVNRSKREITLTVEDQATAERVYDAVTKSGFVKRFQVLEPSIQDIFIEKVGDIHE
- a CDS encoding YnfA family protein; protein product: MIYPILIFILAGLCEIGGGYLIWLWLRASQSPLFGLLGGILLISYGIVATFQVFPTFSRVYAAYGGVFIVMSILWGYVFDKQTPDKYDVLGAIVCIIGVLIMLLPDRS
- a CDS encoding ABC transporter permease, which translates into the protein MSKFWATFSLTYMNKIKSRAFIIMTVIISLLIIGGANANKIIDMFNGGPDKIGIVSENQQVYQMVKSQSAKIEDKGTKFQHVSEKQAIKDVKNEKLDKAYIIKTKGKQVEGEIVSKDSVSDETKQKLESILTPIQTQAIAKSVNLSPKDLQALQQQSKVTAKVVGKDAKQLSEQDKVANIIILYAGIMLMFFIILNYANQVAMEVATEKISRVIEMVITSISPVKHLLAKILAIILVAFTQVLIFVVVGAISIYLSDLRDIVKKFNVKFTDVTMHLLIVGVICFIIGIISYTILGTILGSLATRIEDMNQALMPMTAVSFIAFYIALLNLNTPETMLTKIASFIPLLSPFVLFLRASTPELQLWEIIVSVLLSLIVMILLLWIAVRSYRDSVLTFEKGFFKGLKRAFKK
- a CDS encoding aldose epimerase family protein, which encodes MFTRVEHQRNGLDLIKIDNDEAKIVFTNYGARIVSWKYEDNNIVLGNVVEADEFYQENPFYFGASVGRYGGRIADGKFELDNQTYQLEQNDPPSHLHGGSNGIDRHLFDYEIKDENGGYIQIIFTTTIKEADDHYPGDIKLKIIHTYDIDNRWSIEYYAESDQTTLFNPTNHVYFNLNRDNKEVDNHYFTSDKLNIHLLNDQNLPEAAATLDLVNLFNKNKIRLTEMFESENARLNEQMETYKGLDHPFSIGDELIVENSQFLLKMKTDMPNVVVFTFNDTSSWKSDMNIYKAHSGFTLETQNLPNDINLFGKDAPSILQKDQAYYSRTTYQIIEKLM